A stretch of the Tachysurus vachellii isolate PV-2020 chromosome 26, HZAU_Pvac_v1, whole genome shotgun sequence genome encodes the following:
- the slc25a11 gene encoding mitochondrial 2-oxoglutarate/malate carrier protein, whose translation MASGAVNPKSSPKSIKFLFGGLAGMGATVFVQPLDLVKNRMQLSGQGSKAREYKTSLHAVASILRNEGVRGIYTGLSAGLLRQATYTTTRLGIYTILFEKLTKADGTPPNFFMKALIGMTAGATGAFVGTPAEVALIRMTADGRLPPDQRRGYTNVFNALIRITREEGVTTLWRGCVPTMARAVVVNAAQLASYSQSKQALLDTAYFSDDILCHFCASMISGLVTTAASMPVDIAKTRIQNMRMIDGKPEYKNGLDVLIRVVRKEGFFSLWKGFTPYYARLGPHTVLTFIFLEQMNKFYRIYFLDS comes from the exons ATGGCGTCGGGGGCAGTGAACCCGAAAAGCTCCCCAAAGTCCATCAAGTTCCTGTTCGGCGGCTTGGCGGG gaTGGGGGCTACAGTGTTTGTTCAGCCGCTGGACCTGGTGAAGAACAGGATGCAGTTGAGCGGTCAGGGTTCGAAGGCTCGGGAATATAAGACGAGCTTGCACGCTGTGGCCAGCATCCTGCGCAATGAAGGAGTCCGGGGCATCTACACAGG TCTCTCGGCCGGTCTCCTCAGGCAGGCGACCTACACCACCACTCGTCTGGGGATTTACACGATATTGTTTGAGAAACTGACAAAAGCAGATGGAACTCCTCCCAATTTCTTTATGAAGGCGCTTATCGGGATGACGGCCGGAGCCACAGGAGCGTTTGTCGGCACTCCGGCCGAAGTGGCGCTCATTCGCATGACTGCAGACGGACG ACTTCCCCCTGATCAGAGGAGAGGTTACACAAACGTCTTTAATGCTCTCATCCGAATCACCAGGGAGGAGGGAGTCACAACACTGTGgcgg ggctGTGTACCCACCATGGCCAGGGCAGTAGTAGTGAATGCAGCACAGCTGGCTTCTTATTCCCAGTCTAAGCAGGCTTTATTGGACACAG cTTATTTCTCTGATGACATCCTGTGCCATTTCTGTGCCAGTATGATCAGTGGGCTCGTGACCACAGCCGCCTCCATGCCAGTCGACATAGCTAaaaccag GATTCAGAACATGAGGATGATCGACGGCAAGCCAGAGTACAAGAACGGACTC GACGTATTGATTAGGGTGGTGAGGAAGGAAGGCTTTTTCAGCTTGTGGAAGGGTTTCACACCGTACTACGCCCGTCTCGGCCCTCACACTGTCCTCACCTTCATCTTCCTCGAGCAGATGAACAAGTTCTACCGGATCTACTTCCTGGACTCATAG